The nucleotide sequence CTGTCAGTGGTGCTGTCTGTGTTGAATTGAAGGTGTGGCTGGACACAGTGACCTCATAGACACAGCTGTAGTTGCCCTGGTGGGAGTAGTCTGCCTCAGGAATGTAGAAGGAGGCTGAGTGGTTGATGGCAAGCTGAGTCCTGGTCCTGTTAGACCCATCAAAGATGAGGTGGAAGGAGCCTCCTTGGTGCTGTGGCTCAGTAGAGCAGATGAGGGAGAGGCTGTGGCCCCTGGTCACCTCTGGCCCCTGAGGCCCCCAGAACAGCCCTCCATCTGGGGCACTGAGAGAGATGTTGGGCTGCACAAGCACCACTGGGGAAGGGGCCAGTTTATCAGTGGACGTTTGATATCAGAAAACATTactaaaggttgtatcagcgattgcaggcccaaacataaattatcacatttatctaatctttcctcactatccgctagctgcccgccccataagcaggccgtcaaaataCGAATccctgtaggcagcctaggctctgagatctgtacacaaaaacaattggtgCTACCAACCACTCAAAACCAAAATAAATAGTGTTCCAACTAATCACCGACAAGAtgtgtgtttaggagagtttcaattgcacgggagggagggggaggaagtagcgagctagctctttgttttgtttgaacgtcaacagaagtgatgttacccgCAATCGCTGATACGACCTTTAACAAAAACCTGAAATATGACATATAATCACATTACCTATTACGGAGAGGCTGACAGTATCACTTTGCGGGGATGTGAATTTACGACTGGAAACCCTTGTTCGATACCAGCAGTAGTAGTCTCCTTTGTGGATAAAGTCCACTTGAGGAATGGTGAAGAGGGCAGAGTTTTGATAGAAGCTGTTTAGTTCTCTAAGTGACCCAGAGAGCTGCTGTAGAGTGAATGTACCACCCAGGTGCTGTGTAGAGATGGAGCACCTCATCTGGACAGACTGACCCCAAGAAACCTCTTTGCTGGTTTCCAGTGAAAGACTTGGCTTCTGTAGTACAACTGGAAATGAAAGAAGGTGCAACAAACAATCAAAACAGCTGAAACATCACAGCAGAGGGTTACCCTATTAGAAGTGaagacatttttaataatagCGCTTTATCATTTAGCTTTATATGACTCATATTAGTGCAGATCTGTGTCCTTCCATTTTTCAGGGTGTAGGTTACCTGACTTCACATTCACTCACCCACAGTGATACTGATGGAGCTACTCCTGCAGAAGCCAGAGCAGAGGCCACATGTGTATCTGCCTGTGTCAGAGGCATCCACAACAGAATGAGTAAAGGTCACGCTGCTCTGTAACTGGTAGTAACAGAACTGTCTCATGATGGAAGCACCATTTCTGCATAAACAATAACTGTGTTGACAGTTATTAATCCCACCACAACTGATACGAACAGTTTCTCCAGGTGAGACAGTTGAATATAAGGAGATGAGCCGGATGGAGGGAGTGGAATATTGACCTGGAGGAGGGAGTCATTTAAGaatttttaatgaaatatagTTCATGCATAACTGAATAAGATGGAAAAAGAACTGTCAGGATTATTTAAATAGAGAAACACTCCACTTACCAGCTATTGAAGTGACAGTAAGACAAAGAACTAGTGAAGAGAGAATCAGATCAAGAGGTGTTTAATGAATGTACAAATGTAGATAAAATTTACAATTATGTATTGTGTGCTAACACATTATACTTATTTGAGCTACATATTATGCAGATATTTATAGGGCtattttaaaatgtatcagCCTTTATGAAGGTCACTTTGGTCAATGTTGTGGCAAAGTGAAGTTGTCCTTAGTACATTCCTGTTGAAggctataaaaagtattcacccccttagatatttccccttttactgcttttataaatggaatctggcgttctaagcgatgttgggtaacatcacttctgttgatgttcaaacaaaacagagagctagctcgctatacagtatatatatatatatatatatgtgtgtgtgtgtgtgtgtgtgtgtgtgtgtgtgtatactagtATAAATattctgctttcactttgacattaaagaggagATTTTTGTAAAGTATTGTAAAAAAAAGGCTAAACTGATCAAGATTTAATTTATAAAAGCAGTACCATTGGAAATATCCAGGGGAGGTAAATGTGTTGTATGTCCTGTTCTACacagtacacagcttcattacttgagtaaaagtacagataccctttgctaaatttcaaagtacaagtaaaaggacaacagtcagatgtctacttaagtaaaaatactaaagtacttgtttttaaaagtacttgagtatcaagagtacaagagtagcctacattttctaaatattgcattactactgccacagtgcttacatgtatgtatagaaatgtcctacatggagttatacattttttaatgttaataccttggaaaatgtaaaaggaattgaaagtgaaatcaagtcattttcatctttttaccatgttgccagggatgggcagtatttctaatatatgtatttcaaatacgtatttcaaatacaaaatactattttgtaattgaaacacttgaagtgaaaactatcattaacttttcagaaaattgaaatagtctggtgaggtggggccacaggttggcacattccccgGATGGACCTGTtatcttcatccattgtttagatcccatggtttcatctcttatctaaatctgaccatggagttgactttggcggaaagctgaaggtgattgctgataggctgtcccaatcagtggcacctgcacaatccaatcacgtttgagagggaaacaataaattgagggtttcccagatttttcttttttcctttttttttagaagtagtaacgggtactcacggttatgaatagaaatgtagtggagtaaagagtacaatatttgcctctcaaatgtacttgagtaaagtcatgagtactccccaaaaatgatactcgagtaaagtacagatccctcaaaattgtactcaagtaaatgtgcTCCGTTACTGTCCAGCTCTGCAACTGACTAAAAATTGATCTCAGTAAGTGTAAGTTCCGGCATATAATACCAACATGTGAAAAAAACCAACATGGCGACTCTGACTGCAATCTGGTTTGTTGTGTTTCACATCCTCTTCcctttttgtctttgtctttttgATTGTGTTAAATAACTCCTTTCAACTTTGACTTGTTTGTGGATGTGCGTGTTGACTGGATGTTACAGAGTCAGTGATTCCCTTGGATCACCTAATCCCCTCTGAAAACTGTGAatatgtgttgttgtttttaatcaTATTTGCCTGTAAGGACTATTTTATCAGTGTACTAAATTGAATTTGGTGTTGTTtcaattttactttttttatgtcattgttttcattgctgTCTTTTCTTTTAGTCAATGTCTTTTGACGTTTGGTGTGCTGCCTTGGAAAGGGCCGACTTGAAAAAGAGACAGCAATCTGAATGTGTTCTTTTCCCTTGGTTAAACAAAGCTAAATACGTATTGTGTTCCCTAAGAGTAGAGCCCTTGGTCTCTGAAGCGAAGTACGAAACGAAGTTAAAAAGAAATTTCTGGAAGTTATTTTTGTTGAAATGTCAGATTCCAGATTGAGTGCTTAAAACAGCATCAATTAAAAAAATGCCACTGTTGCCACAAATGCCACTTCAAACAACTCCAACAGCATCTTCACAATATTCCCTTTAACTTCataacacattaaaataaaaataaacttacCCAGGATTGGAGAGAGCACAGCCATTGACGTGTCCATCTCTGGGGGAATCATCACATAGAATA is from Alosa alosa isolate M-15738 ecotype Scorff River chromosome 15, AALO_Geno_1.1, whole genome shotgun sequence and encodes:
- the LOC125308854 gene encoding uncharacterized protein LOC125308854: MRCSISTQHLGGTFTLQQLSGSLRELNSFYQNSALFTIPQVDFIHKGDYYCWYRTRVSSRKFTSPQSDTVSLSVIVVLVQPNISLSAPDGGLFWGPQGPEVTRGHSLSLICSTEPQHQGGSFHLIFDGSNRTRTQLAINHSASFYIPEADYSHQGNYSCVYEVTVSSHTFNSTQTAPLTVIVRASLVPIVAGVTSVLFLFVVIPVTLCLVNKKCLTNMPQGNSGPQCSVSTIGFHSGPGGSNEDKSIYMNTVVCAEQKDRGKDSDGDMEEVYANVEKIHNCSTAIFSDVEVDDIYQNYY